One Natronomonas gomsonensis genomic window, GCCGGACCCCCACCCGTTCATGCGTGGCTCTATCGCCTGTACGGGCACCGAGTACTGTTCGCTCTCCATCGTCGAGACGAAAAACCGGATGGTCCGCTACGCCCGGTGGCTCAAGGAGAACGTCGAGGTCCCCGACGGCGTCGAGGACTTCCACATCCACCTCTCGGGCTGTACGGCCTCCTGTGCCCAACCGCAAATCGCCGACATCTCCCTGCGCGGCATGAAGACGCGCAAAGACGGCGAACCCGTCGAAGCCTTCGACATCGGACTGGGTGGCGGCTTGGGCGAGAACCCGCAGTTCGCCGACTGGGTCGAGATGCGCGTCGCCGCCGACGAGATTCCGGGGTACATCGACAACCTGCTCCGGGTCTACGAGTCCGAACGCGAGGATGGTGAGTCCTTCCGTGATTTCATCGCCCGCCACGCAGACGACGAACTCAACGGAATGGCCGAACCGGAGGAGACCTCCTACGAGGACCCCTACCTCGGCAACACGAAGATGACGTGGTACCCCTACGCCGAAGACACCGAGATGGACGCGGCGCCGACGCCCGCCGACGACTAGCCCTTTCGTTTCTTCCAAATTTCTAAAACTGCAATAGAGGTTTTGAGGGGCGTTTTCGCGCCGTGATTACGTGCGCGCGTTTTAACTGACTCAAACGAAAAGGCCTCTCTATGGGTGGGGAAACGATTCACGTTCTGTACGTCGCCAGCGGCCCGCCGTCGACTGGCGACGTCTCGAAACGACTTGATGCCACGGCGGATAACCTCCGGGTGACGACCGTCGATTCGGGGGCCGTCGACGCGCTATCGACGGAACTCGCCGACTGCGTGGTGTGTGACTGTACGATTTCGGACCCGAGCGCGTCCGAACTCCTGAAAGCCGTCCGCAAGGAGGGTCCCGAGGTTCCACTCGTGCTGTTTGCCGATGGCGTGGGCGAACGGACGGCCGACGAATCGGTTCCGTCGTTCGTCGACGCCTACGTACCCAAACAGGGCGAGGAAAACGACCACGAACGCCTATTGGGGCGCATCGAGGACCTCGTCACCCGGTACCGCTCGGAGACGAACTACCGGGAGGTGTTCGAGAAGGCGGCCGTCGCGATGTCGGTTCGTGACCCCGAAACCGGGCGATTCCTCGACGCCAACGAGCGGTACTGCGAACTCACGGGTTACTCGCGGGGGGAACTCATCGGCCGAACGAGCGAGGAAGTCGGCGGGGAACAGGAGGGATACACCGCCGACCGCGCCCACGAACTGCTCCGGAAGACCGTCGAGGAGGGGTCACAGACCGTCGAGTGGGTCAACAAACGGCGCGACGGCACGTCCGTTCGCGTCGAGGCGACGCTGAAACCGGCCGAAATCGACGGGCGAACGAGAGTGCTCGTCAGCATCCGCGACATCACCGACCAGCGCGAGCGCGAGGCCGAACTCGAGCGGAAAAACGACCTGCTGGAGCGGACGCAACGAATCGCCCGCATCGGCGGTTGGGAGTACGACACCGAGTCCGAAGAGCTCCGCTGGACCGACGAGATTCGGCGCATTCTCGACCTTCCCTTCGATTTCGACCCGGGGCCCGAATCGACGCTTGATCGCTATCATCCGGAGGACCGACCTCGCGTCCAGCAGGCCGTCGAGGACGCAATCACCGACGGGGATTCCTTCGACATCGAGGCCCGCGTCCGAGTGGACTCCGAGACGTTCCGGTGGCTTCGACTCAGGGCCGACCCCAAGCGCAGTGCGGATGGGGTCTTCCGAATCAGGGGGACAGCCCAGGACATCACCGACCGGAAACGCCGCGAAGAGCGACTGCACGAACTCCACCACCGGACCCGCGAACTGATACGTGCGGAGACGAAGTCCGAAATCGCACGCGTCGCCGTCGAAACGGCCGAGGAGACGCTCGAATTGCCGCTCAGCGGTGTCCACCTTGACGACGGTGATGGAACGCTCCGGGGCGCCGCCGTGACGGATGCGGTGCGCGAACACGTCGGCGAGGCCCCCGACTACGACCGTTCGTGTGCTGACCACGGCGACGCACTTGTGTGGGAGGTCTTCGAGTCCGGGGAGTCCCGACTCATCGAGGACACCGATACCGACGGCGCCCTCGACCTCGACTCCCCGATTCGGAGCGGGTTGGTGTACCCCCTCGGCGACCACGGGGTGTTCATCACCTCCTCGCCGGACCCCGAGCAGTTCGGCGAGGAGGAGCAGGCGTTCGCGGAAATGCTGGCAACGACGGCGACGGCGGCGCTGGACCGCGCCGAACGCGAACAGCGATACGACGCCATCTTCAACCAGACCTTCCAGTTCACGGGGCTGATGGAACCCGACGGGACGCTCATCGAGGCAAACGACGCGGCACTCGAGTTCGTCGGCGCGACTCGCGAGGAAGCCACCGGAAAACCGCTGTGGGAGACGCCGTGGTTTCAGTACGACGACAGCACCCGCGAGATGGCCCGAGAGTCAGTCGAACGGGCGCAAAAAGGCGAGTTCTTCCGCGACGAACTACCGATTGTCGGCGGTGACGGCGAGGAAATCATCACCGACTTCTCCCTTCGACCGGTCACCGACGAAACCGGTCAGGTCACCCTGCTCGTCCCTGAGGGTCGGGACATAACCGAACTCAAAGAGCGGGAAGCCGAACTCGAACGGAAAAACGAGCAGTTAGAGGAGTTCGCAAGCGTCGTCTCCCACGACCTCCGAAACCCGCTTGCGGTCGCGGGCGGTCACCTCGAGTTGGCACTCGAAGACTGCGACAACGATGACCTCGAGTACGTCAAGCAGGCACACGACCGGATGGAGTCGCTTATCGACGACCTGCTTGCACTGGCCCGACAGGGAACCGAGGTCGACGAGCGCATGGACGTCGACCTCGGTTCGGCCGCTCGTCGCTCGTGGCGAAACGTCGAAACGGAGGACGTGACTCTCCGGGTGGCGTCGAACGGCTCTTTCGAGGCCGACCCCAGTCGACTTGGACAACTGTTCGAGAACCTGTTTCGAAATGCAGTGGAATACGCTGGCGACGCCCCGACGGTAACCGTCGGCGTACTCGACGACGAGGGGTTCTACGTCGAAGACGACGGCCCGGGAATTCCACCGGAGCGACGCGACCGGGTGTTCGAGGCCGGCCACACGACGAGCGAA contains:
- a CDS encoding PAS domain S-box protein, translating into MGGETIHVLYVASGPPSTGDVSKRLDATADNLRVTTVDSGAVDALSTELADCVVCDCTISDPSASELLKAVRKEGPEVPLVLFADGVGERTADESVPSFVDAYVPKQGEENDHERLLGRIEDLVTRYRSETNYREVFEKAAVAMSVRDPETGRFLDANERYCELTGYSRGELIGRTSEEVGGEQEGYTADRAHELLRKTVEEGSQTVEWVNKRRDGTSVRVEATLKPAEIDGRTRVLVSIRDITDQREREAELERKNDLLERTQRIARIGGWEYDTESEELRWTDEIRRILDLPFDFDPGPESTLDRYHPEDRPRVQQAVEDAITDGDSFDIEARVRVDSETFRWLRLRADPKRSADGVFRIRGTAQDITDRKRREERLHELHHRTRELIRAETKSEIARVAVETAEETLELPLSGVHLDDGDGTLRGAAVTDAVREHVGEAPDYDRSCADHGDALVWEVFESGESRLIEDTDTDGALDLDSPIRSGLVYPLGDHGVFITSSPDPEQFGEEEQAFAEMLATTATAALDRAEREQRYDAIFNQTFQFTGLMEPDGTLIEANDAALEFVGATREEATGKPLWETPWFQYDDSTREMARESVERAQKGEFFRDELPIVGGDGEEIITDFSLRPVTDETGQVTLLVPEGRDITELKEREAELERKNEQLEEFASVVSHDLRNPLAVAGGHLELALEDCDNDDLEYVKQAHDRMESLIDDLLALARQGTEVDERMDVDLGSAARRSWRNVETEDVTLRVASNGSFEADPSRLGQLFENLFRNAVEYAGDAPTVTVGVLDDEGFYVEDDGPGIPPERRDRVFEAGHTTSETGTGFGLRIVERIATAHGWDITATEGTDGGARLEVTGVEMCEDGKTV